A single window of Irregularibacter muris DNA harbors:
- a CDS encoding YaaR family protein, which yields MKITRTNSIKDTFSSPNRVKRKTKNFSSEFQFSNQQEKKKYLKNLLNKIDKKGKHIVTTQNIRTITEYKKMIQEYLTLILQSGYEIKKLQHPWDGQHMSIVTIIDEELEELSQLVLTEHKDTLKIINKIDCIQGLLIDAYQ from the coding sequence ATGAAAATCACCCGTACAAACTCCATAAAGGATACTTTTTCTTCTCCCAATAGGGTAAAAAGAAAAACCAAAAACTTTTCCTCAGAATTTCAATTTTCTAATCAGCAAGAAAAAAAGAAATATTTAAAAAACCTCTTAAATAAAATTGATAAAAAAGGCAAACATATCGTAACCACCCAAAATATTAGAACCATAACAGAATATAAAAAAATGATCCAGGAATATCTTACCCTTATTCTTCAGTCTGGCTATGAAATAAAAAAACTACAACACCCCTGGGATGGCCAACATATGTCTATTGTTACCATCATTGATGAAGAATTAGAGGAACTTAGCCAATTGGTGCTCACTGAACATAAAGATACCCTGAAAATCATCAATAAAATTGATTGTATCCAAGGTCTCTTAATCGATGCCTACCAATAA
- a CDS encoding AI-2E family transporter, whose product MKFEFDKKYLKLSVYVFLALAALILFYKVIDNFSSAFDSFRIIIDFFFTLLKPFIMAIAIAYFLYPLIRWVETRFFNSPHRLSKKNKRGRILSILVIYILIIILLGTFLYLTTPRIVKNISDLITVLPNYVEEAGDFFKELNMNKKIQDFIRGLPIDNQMLTQYDFFKNIDQYVNNIFKNAQNAVEGILGYLVNSAVSLTSGLLNLVLAIFIAFYILKDKEELFRSLRRFFEAFFPHKTVKRWREILYLADEKFGEYLIGNIIDSTIIGLMCFIGLLVLKIKFALLISIIIGVTNLIPYFGPIIGAVPGIILTLFDSPIKALWLAIFILVLQQFDGNYLKPKVLGDKVGLSPLWVIFAIVIGGGLFGVWGMFLGVPTIAVIRVILLQAIEKRNNSI is encoded by the coding sequence ATGAAATTTGAATTTGATAAAAAATACCTTAAATTAAGTGTATATGTTTTTTTGGCCTTGGCGGCCTTGATATTGTTTTATAAAGTCATTGATAATTTTTCCAGTGCCTTTGATTCTTTTCGCATTATTATTGATTTTTTCTTTACTCTATTAAAGCCTTTTATTATGGCAATTGCTATTGCTTATTTTCTTTATCCTTTAATTAGATGGGTGGAAACAAGGTTTTTTAATTCTCCCCATAGACTATCTAAAAAGAACAAACGAGGTAGAATCCTTAGTATTCTAGTGATATATATTCTTATTATTATTTTGTTGGGCACCTTTTTATATCTTACCACCCCCAGGATCGTAAAAAATATTAGTGATTTAATTACAGTGCTTCCTAATTATGTGGAAGAAGCGGGAGACTTTTTCAAAGAGTTGAATATGAATAAAAAAATACAGGATTTTATTCGTGGACTGCCCATTGACAATCAAATGTTAACCCAGTACGATTTCTTTAAAAATATTGATCAATATGTCAACAATATTTTCAAAAATGCTCAAAATGCGGTTGAGGGAATATTGGGTTACTTAGTAAATAGTGCCGTCAGTCTCACCTCAGGATTATTGAATTTAGTGTTAGCCATTTTTATTGCCTTCTACATTCTCAAGGATAAAGAAGAATTATTCCGTAGTTTAAGAAGATTCTTTGAAGCATTCTTCCCCCATAAAACCGTAAAAAGATGGAGGGAAATCCTCTACTTGGCAGATGAAAAATTTGGGGAATACTTAATAGGTAATATTATAGATTCTACAATTATTGGATTAATGTGTTTCATTGGATTATTGGTATTAAAAATAAAATTTGCATTATTGATCAGTATTATTATAGGGGTAACCAATTTAATTCCCTATTTTGGACCGATCATAGGTGCCGTGCCCGGGATTATATTAACCCTTTTTGATAGCCCCATAAAGGCTCTTTGGCTGGCTATATTTATTCTTGTTTTACAGCAATTTGATGGCAACTATCTAAAGCCCAAGGTGCTAGGAGATAAGGTGGGGTTGAGTCCTCTGTGGGTAATTTTTGCCATTGTTATTGGTGGAGGACTTTTTGGAGTATGGGGAATGTTTTTAGGGGTACCTACCATAGCCGTGATAAGAGTTATTTTATTGCAAGCCATAGAAAAAAGAAATAACTCCATATAA
- a CDS encoding IS1182 family transposase: MMTRRIGEQQKLELVMLEQLVKPDHLLRKIKKHINFDFIYDLVREFYSEDMGRPSIDPVVLFKMSLLQALYGISSERRLVDEVHHNMAYRWFLGYGLTEVIPDHSVFSYNRKQRFEESSVYEEIFNEIVLMAIGKGLVKGKIFYTDSTHIRANASNSKYENKEDEEIITEDESLLTLINEKRESKGQKPLKPAEEKLITKSKKVSKTDPDSGYMHRDRKPVGFYHLLHGTVDSMHNIMLGIHVTPGNVHDATVYVDNLDHIFESYEIIPKYVGADAGYFNLNVLEELSERNLIPVIGPKRYGGKKGKKSKYWFEYFPEEDFYKCFEGQILTYKTTTRQGYVEYESDPKICINCPQREKCLYENKETMTISDCKTKIIRRHVKEYYADEVRAFMKTEKGKSLYKRRKETIERIFADMKELCGIRYAHYRGSEGVKAQALITATALNIKKIATILSK, translated from the coding sequence ATGATGACAAGAAGAATAGGAGAACAACAAAAGTTAGAGTTGGTTATGTTAGAACAGTTGGTAAAACCTGATCATTTACTAAGGAAAATTAAAAAGCATATTAACTTTGATTTTATATATGACCTAGTAAGAGAGTTTTATTCTGAGGACATGGGCAGGCCATCTATAGATCCAGTAGTATTATTCAAAATGTCTCTCTTGCAAGCCCTTTATGGCATTTCTTCCGAGAGAAGACTCGTAGATGAGGTACATCACAACATGGCCTACAGATGGTTTTTAGGTTATGGACTAACTGAGGTTATTCCAGATCATAGTGTCTTTAGCTATAATCGAAAACAGCGTTTTGAAGAGAGCAGTGTATATGAAGAAATCTTTAATGAAATCGTGCTTATGGCTATTGGTAAAGGCTTAGTAAAGGGGAAAATATTTTATACAGATTCCACCCATATTCGGGCAAATGCTAGTAATTCAAAGTATGAGAATAAAGAAGATGAAGAAATCATTACAGAAGATGAGTCCCTCTTAACTCTAATCAATGAGAAAAGAGAATCCAAAGGTCAAAAGCCTTTAAAACCAGCAGAAGAAAAGCTCATTACAAAGTCTAAAAAGGTAAGCAAAACAGACCCTGATAGTGGCTATATGCATCGAGATCGAAAACCCGTGGGCTTCTATCATCTACTTCATGGTACAGTAGATAGTATGCATAATATTATGTTGGGTATTCATGTAACCCCTGGAAATGTCCATGATGCTACGGTTTATGTAGATAACTTAGATCATATCTTTGAAAGCTATGAAATCATCCCCAAGTATGTAGGAGCAGATGCAGGATATTTTAATCTTAATGTATTAGAAGAATTAAGCGAAAGAAACCTAATCCCTGTGATTGGTCCTAAGAGATATGGTGGTAAGAAAGGGAAAAAATCAAAGTACTGGTTTGAGTATTTCCCCGAAGAAGACTTTTACAAATGCTTCGAAGGCCAGATATTAACCTATAAAACAACAACAAGACAAGGTTATGTAGAATACGAAAGCGATCCTAAGATTTGCATAAATTGCCCGCAAAGAGAAAAATGCCTATATGAAAACAAAGAAACCATGACAATAAGTGATTGCAAAACAAAAATCATAAGACGGCATGTAAAAGAGTACTATGCAGATGAAGTAAGAGCCTTCATGAAAACGGAAAAGGGGAAAAGTCTCTATAAAAGACGAAAAGAAACCATAGAGCGAATCTTTGCAGATATGAAAGAGCTCTGTGGTATTCGTTATGCCCATTATCGGGGCTCAGAAGGAGTTAAGGCACAGGCTTTGATCACAGCTACAGCATTAAACATAAAAAAGATAGCAACAATCCTCTCAAAATAA
- the tpx gene encoding thiol peroxidase — translation MEKRKDIVTMKGNPMTLLGPEIKPGMRAPDFTLVDRDLNEVTLDDGKGKVRIFSVVPSIDTGVCDAQTRRFNEEAAKLKEVEIWTISVDLPFAQKRYCDAQGIDQVKLLSDHKYLSFGENYGFAMEEVRLLARGIVVVDRDNKVRYVEHVKEVSTHPDYERALEEVRKL, via the coding sequence ATGGAAAAGAGAAAAGATATCGTGACCATGAAAGGGAATCCTATGACTCTATTAGGTCCTGAGATAAAGCCAGGTATGAGGGCACCGGATTTTACCCTTGTAGATAGAGATCTAAATGAGGTAACCCTAGATGATGGTAAGGGGAAGGTGCGTATTTTTAGTGTTGTGCCTTCTATTGATACAGGCGTTTGTGACGCCCAAACCAGAAGATTTAACGAAGAAGCAGCAAAACTAAAGGAAGTAGAAATATGGACCATCAGTGTAGATTTACCCTTTGCTCAAAAACGTTATTGTGATGCTCAAGGCATAGATCAAGTAAAGCTACTTTCCGATCATAAATATCTTTCCTTTGGAGAAAATTATGGTTTTGCAATGGAGGAAGTCAGACTTCTTGCCCGAGGAATTGTAGTGGTAGATAGGGACAACAAAGTGCGATATGTAGAACATGTCAAAGAGGTATCCACGCATCCTGATTATGAAAGAGCTTTGGAAGAAGTCAGGAAGTTGTGA
- a CDS encoding (2Fe-2S)-binding protein: MIAHKEYAPIELTVNGEKRKMVVRPADTLLRVLREKLGLTGGKPGCENGDCGACTVLVNGKPIKSCIALAVEVDGQEITTVEGLSNTEIQEAFLEENGFQCGYCTPGFLVNAYALLETHPDADDEIAEDWLQSNLCRCTGYEGISKSVKSAQQKIKERRA; encoded by the coding sequence ATGATTGCCCATAAAGAATATGCCCCCATTGAACTTACGGTAAATGGCGAAAAGAGAAAGATGGTTGTTCGCCCTGCTGATACCCTTCTTAGAGTTCTCAGGGAGAAGTTGGGTCTAACCGGCGGAAAACCAGGCTGCGAAAATGGAGATTGTGGTGCCTGCACTGTTTTAGTAAATGGAAAACCTATAAAGTCCTGCATAGCCTTAGCTGTAGAGGTAGATGGACAGGAGATAACTACTGTAGAGGGATTATCCAATACCGAAATACAAGAGGCCTTTTTAGAAGAAAACGGCTTCCAATGTGGTTATTGCACCCCGGGCTTTTTAGTAAATGCCTATGCACTCCTAGAAACCCATCCCGATGCTGATGATGAAATTGCTGAGGATTGGTTACAAAGTAATCTTTGTAGATGCACCGGATATGAAGGTATAAGTAAATCTGTAAAATCAGCTCAACAAAAAATAAAAGAACGTAGAGCCTAA
- a CDS encoding DedA family protein, whose amino-acid sequence MSIKELTTVIPIIQQYGYLAIIVISMIEGASIPFPGSIVLFLVGFIVSLGQMNIWIAILLGAACYTVASILPYYIGKNLKESLIIFLEKYFRISKEKFYTVEKVFNEYGEVSVCLSRPFFIGNYISFLAGVAHVRMKKYLLLTFIGILPWATLHMGLGYLFRGNYDKAIGLLKKYNFVFIIVVILIGIVMVLWRIKGEEIRKNIEKILKKFLKR is encoded by the coding sequence ATGAGCATTAAAGAACTTACTACAGTTATTCCTATTATACAACAATATGGTTATCTTGCGATTATAGTTATATCTATGATTGAAGGAGCTTCTATTCCTTTTCCAGGTTCCATCGTATTGTTTTTAGTGGGATTTATTGTATCCTTGGGACAAATGAATATATGGATAGCTATTTTACTGGGAGCTGCTTGTTATACAGTGGCTTCTATTCTTCCCTACTATATAGGAAAAAACTTAAAGGAGAGCCTAATTATTTTTTTGGAAAAATATTTTAGGATATCCAAGGAGAAGTTTTATACTGTGGAGAAGGTATTTAATGAATATGGAGAGGTAAGTGTTTGTCTTTCTAGGCCATTTTTTATTGGCAATTATATATCTTTTTTGGCAGGAGTAGCCCATGTGAGAATGAAAAAATATCTTTTATTAACTTTTATAGGAATTTTACCCTGGGCAACCCTCCATATGGGTTTAGGCTATCTTTTTAGGGGGAATTATGATAAAGCCATAGGCCTTTTAAAAAAATACAATTTTGTTTTTATTATTGTGGTGATATTGATCGGCATAGTTATGGTGTTATGGAGAATAAAAGGTGAAGAAATTAGAAAGAATATCGAAAAGATTTTAAAGAAATTTTTAAAAAGGTAA
- a CDS encoding FAD binding domain-containing protein, giving the protein MIPFDFQYIRPESIDEAITSFQELDKEGLSPIFYGGGTEIITNARKQNLSTGAVIDIKGIPECVEHQEKDGYFIFGAGLPLTDIIEENLFPFFSQVCRPIADHTVRNKLTLGGNICGRLPYREAVLPLLLSDAEIVIAGGEGTRTVPISQAYNNRLVLKKGEFLVQIKIPVEAKTLPHFNRRREKQTAIDYPILHIAGVQKEGKIRLAISGATALTFRSEAMEDLLNNKESSLEDRISSCLSKLPFPIKSDQWSSAEYRRALLEKALFEMLASLEGVSL; this is encoded by the coding sequence ATGATCCCTTTTGATTTTCAATATATCCGTCCGGAATCCATTGATGAAGCCATTACATCCTTTCAGGAATTAGATAAGGAAGGGCTTTCTCCCATATTTTATGGAGGAGGAACTGAAATCATCACCAATGCTAGAAAACAAAATCTATCCACAGGAGCGGTTATCGATATAAAGGGCATCCCCGAATGTGTAGAACATCAAGAAAAGGATGGCTATTTCATCTTTGGAGCTGGTCTTCCTTTAACCGATATCATCGAAGAAAATCTTTTTCCTTTCTTTAGCCAAGTATGTCGTCCTATCGCAGACCATACTGTGCGCAACAAGCTGACTTTAGGAGGGAATATCTGTGGAAGGTTACCCTACAGGGAAGCCGTTCTTCCCCTATTGCTATCCGATGCGGAGATAGTTATAGCAGGTGGCGAAGGAACTCGTACTGTACCCATATCTCAAGCCTATAATAATAGATTGGTATTGAAAAAAGGGGAATTCTTGGTACAGATTAAAATTCCCGTTGAAGCTAAAACCCTCCCCCACTTTAATAGAAGAAGGGAGAAACAAACGGCTATAGATTATCCCATTCTTCACATTGCTGGAGTGCAAAAAGAAGGAAAAATTCGTCTAGCCATTAGTGGAGCAACAGCACTGACTTTCCGCTCCGAAGCAATGGAAGATTTATTAAATAATAAGGAAAGCTCTTTAGAAGATAGAATTTCTAGTTGTCTATCGAAACTGCCCTTTCCTATAAAATCAGATCAATGGTCCTCAGCAGAATACAGAAGAGCTTTGCTGGAAAAAGCTTTATTTGAAATGTTAGCATCTTTGGAAGGAGTGAGTCTATGA
- a CDS encoding DMT family transporter — translation MTDQTKGTIFMILASLFFALMASAVKFSGDMPLMQKVFFRNLFAFFVALFMMIKKGESFKGNSLPFLGLRAVLGLLGVILYFFAISNLVLADASILNNTSPFFVILFSFFFLKEPIKKIQVPTLLLAFLGAILVIKPQFNYTIIPSILGLASGMFAGGAYVVVRYLRKTDSPQTVVFYFSLMSILISLPFLLMGHYVSPTPMQWLGLIGVGFFATFAQFLITYAYRYAPAGELSIYNYMQILFTLLLGLAFWSEVPDLLSILGGALIVLAGYINYRFSPREKTKPIL, via the coding sequence ATGACAGATCAAACTAAAGGCACAATTTTTATGATTTTAGCTTCACTATTTTTTGCCCTTATGGCTTCCGCAGTAAAATTTTCTGGAGATATGCCTCTTATGCAAAAGGTTTTTTTTAGAAACCTCTTTGCCTTTTTTGTAGCCCTATTTATGATGATCAAAAAAGGCGAATCTTTTAAAGGGAACAGTCTGCCCTTTCTTGGATTGCGTGCTGTACTTGGATTGTTAGGAGTTATTTTATACTTCTTCGCCATCTCCAACCTAGTTCTAGCAGATGCTTCAATATTAAACAATACCTCCCCATTTTTTGTAATTCTTTTTTCTTTTTTCTTTTTAAAGGAACCTATAAAAAAGATTCAAGTACCTACTTTATTATTAGCCTTTTTAGGCGCTATATTGGTAATAAAGCCCCAATTTAATTATACGATAATCCCCTCTATTTTAGGTTTAGCTTCTGGGATGTTTGCAGGGGGTGCTTATGTCGTTGTACGATATTTGCGTAAAACGGATAGTCCTCAAACCGTTGTATTTTATTTTTCCCTAATGTCCATCCTGATATCCTTGCCCTTTCTATTAATGGGGCACTATGTTTCCCCCACCCCAATGCAGTGGCTGGGCTTAATAGGCGTAGGATTTTTTGCTACTTTTGCCCAATTTCTCATTACTTATGCCTATAGATATGCACCGGCTGGGGAGTTGTCCATTTATAATTATATGCAAATCCTATTTACTTTGTTGTTGGGTCTTGCCTTTTGGAGTGAGGTTCCCGATCTACTAAGTATTTTAGGAGGAGCATTGATTGTTCTGGCAGGCTATATCAATTATCGCTTTAGCCCTAGAGAAAAGACAAAGCCAATTTTATAA
- a CDS encoding response regulator transcription factor, which produces MNVLLVDDEVLLVKGLKKSLELEGYQVYTAYDGREALVTLEKEPIEFIILDIMLPKIDGMTLCKRIREKMDIPIIMLTAKDDDIDKILGLELGADDYMTKPFNTRELITRIKVIQRRLEKQSPNFPIYSTGPLTLNALERRVFLKEKELYLTMREFDLLYLLIKNKGQVFSRDELFDLIWNEPMLDTRNIDVHIRNLREKIEENSSQPKFIKTKWGVGYYFNKDIEE; this is translated from the coding sequence ATGAATGTTTTATTAGTAGATGACGAAGTTTTATTAGTAAAGGGACTAAAAAAAAGTTTAGAACTTGAAGGTTATCAAGTCTATACAGCCTATGATGGTCGAGAGGCTTTGGTAACCCTTGAAAAGGAACCTATAGAATTCATCATATTGGACATTATGCTGCCCAAAATCGATGGTATGACCCTATGCAAAAGAATAAGAGAAAAAATGGATATTCCCATTATTATGCTAACGGCAAAGGATGATGATATTGATAAAATCCTGGGTTTAGAATTAGGAGCCGATGATTATATGACCAAACCCTTCAACACTAGAGAACTGATCACTCGTATAAAGGTCATACAAAGAAGGCTAGAAAAACAAAGTCCTAATTTCCCTATCTATAGTACAGGACCTTTAACATTAAATGCTTTAGAAAGAAGGGTATTTTTAAAGGAGAAAGAATTATATCTTACCATGAGGGAATTTGATTTATTGTATCTTCTTATAAAAAATAAGGGACAAGTGTTTAGCCGGGATGAACTCTTTGATTTAATATGGAATGAACCTATGCTAGATACTCGTAATATTGATGTGCATATTCGAAATCTTAGAGAAAAAATTGAGGAAAACTCTAGTCAGCCAAAATTTATTAAGACTAAATGGGGCGTCGGATATTACTTTAATAAAGACATTGAGGAATAA
- the cls gene encoding cardiolipin synthase — protein sequence MIFNGPFSDYSNEIQTVYLNSIGILGGIFEKISSGKLLFGAIISVVFLMTIVLIGVVIFLENRSPSTTAAWLLLLILLPIVGFLFYIYFGQNFKKKKLFNKKEPIDERNLDIMVERQFEKVQDSNVFYDEDIYEKKKLISLLLQNSKSPFTLNNQSEVLTNGRETFKAIFKAIHSAKEHIHVEYYILKDDKIGNILRKLLILKAHQGVEIRLIYDGLGSRNLSKYYINSLKEAGVKVAPFLPVKIPLLNSKLNYRNHRKIVVVDGKIGFIGGLNVGDEYWVGSPKLGFWRDTHFQMKGEAVYLLQYIFLMDWYFSSDSKITQYQRYFPEHREYGKELIQIAVSGPDSPWETIQQAYFTSIATAQEKIYITSPYFVPDESLLMALKTSALSGVDVRIILPDKPDHHTVFWASRSYIEDLLSAGVRVYLYKKGFVHAKILLVDGIIASVGTANMDIRSFQLNFEINALIYNKHTVERLEIDFYEDLGDSEQLFLEEFKKRPISHKIKESFARLFSPIL from the coding sequence ATGATATTTAATGGGCCATTTTCCGACTATAGTAATGAGATTCAGACTGTTTATTTAAATTCTATAGGTATTTTAGGAGGTATTTTTGAAAAAATATCCTCAGGGAAACTTCTTTTTGGGGCCATTATTTCTGTTGTATTTCTAATGACCATTGTTTTAATCGGAGTGGTTATCTTCTTGGAAAACAGGTCACCTTCTACAACAGCCGCTTGGTTGCTTCTTCTTATTCTCCTTCCCATTGTAGGTTTTTTATTTTACATTTACTTTGGTCAGAATTTTAAAAAGAAAAAACTTTTCAATAAAAAAGAACCCATAGATGAAAGAAATTTAGATATTATGGTGGAAAGACAGTTTGAAAAGGTACAGGACAGTAATGTATTTTATGATGAGGATATTTATGAAAAGAAAAAACTAATTTCCCTATTATTACAAAATTCCAAATCTCCCTTTACCTTAAATAATCAATCAGAGGTCTTAACCAATGGAAGAGAAACCTTTAAGGCAATTTTTAAGGCCATCCATAGTGCTAAGGAACATATACATGTGGAATATTATATTTTGAAAGACGATAAAATCGGCAATATTTTGCGTAAGTTACTGATTTTAAAAGCACACCAAGGAGTGGAGATAAGACTGATTTATGACGGTTTAGGCAGCCGAAACCTATCTAAATATTATATAAACTCCCTAAAAGAGGCAGGAGTAAAGGTAGCCCCCTTTCTTCCAGTAAAAATACCCCTATTAAATAGCAAATTAAACTATAGAAACCATAGGAAAATCGTAGTGGTGGACGGAAAAATTGGTTTTATAGGGGGGTTAAACGTAGGGGATGAATATTGGGTAGGTAGTCCAAAGTTGGGATTTTGGAGAGATACCCATTTTCAAATGAAGGGAGAAGCGGTATATCTTCTCCAATATATATTTTTAATGGACTGGTATTTTTCATCAGATAGCAAGATTACTCAGTATCAGCGATATTTTCCTGAGCATAGGGAATATGGAAAGGAATTAATTCAAATTGCCGTAAGTGGACCGGATTCCCCTTGGGAGACTATACAACAGGCCTATTTTACCAGCATTGCCACAGCACAAGAGAAGATCTATATCACTTCTCCCTATTTTGTACCTGATGAAAGCTTGCTTATGGCCTTAAAAACCTCGGCTTTAAGCGGAGTAGATGTAAGAATCATACTCCCAGACAAGCCCGACCATCATACAGTATTTTGGGCCTCAAGGTCCTACATTGAAGACTTACTAAGTGCGGGTGTGAGGGTATATTTATATAAAAAAGGATTTGTTCATGCCAAGATACTTTTAGTAGATGGAATTATTGCCTCTGTGGGTACAGCCAATATGGATATTCGAAGTTTCCAGCTAAATTTTGAAATAAATGCCCTGATATACAATAAACATACGGTAGAACGTTTGGAAATAGATTTCTATGAGGATTTGGGGGATAGTGAACAGTTGTTTTTAGAAGAGTTTAAAAAACGCCCCATATCCCATAAGATAAAGGAATCCTTTGCTCGATTGTTTTCACCTATATTATAG
- a CDS encoding QueT transporter family protein, whose translation MNRNIRLLTTGAIIAAIYVVVTIALAPLSYGPLQIRISEALTVLPYFTPAAIPGLFIGCIIANFNSPLGMLDVIVGSLATLLAAFITWKIKDKRLVPLPSIVVNAIVVPFVLKYTLGAPYLPSMLWVALGQAIACYGLGYPLLLVFKNKSIFSK comes from the coding sequence ATGAATAGAAACATTAGATTATTGACCACTGGTGCTATTATTGCAGCTATTTATGTTGTAGTGACGATAGCCTTAGCACCATTAAGTTATGGACCTTTGCAGATAAGGATATCCGAGGCCTTAACAGTTTTACCCTATTTTACGCCAGCGGCTATCCCGGGATTATTTATTGGCTGTATTATTGCTAATTTCAATAGCCCTCTAGGTATGCTGGATGTTATTGTAGGGAGCCTAGCAACATTATTAGCAGCCTTCATTACATGGAAGATCAAGGATAAAAGACTAGTCCCCCTTCCATCCATTGTGGTTAATGCCATTGTAGTGCCCTTTGTATTGAAGTATACCTTAGGTGCTCCCTATTTACCCAGTATGTTATGGGTAGCTCTAGGTCAAGCTATTGCCTGTTATGGGCTAGGTTATCCCCTTTTACTTGTTTTTAAAAACAAAAGTATATTTAGCAAATAA